Proteins encoded by one window of Babylonia areolata isolate BAREFJ2019XMU chromosome 8, ASM4173473v1, whole genome shotgun sequence:
- the LOC143284831 gene encoding U6 snRNA-associated Sm-like protein LSm3: protein MADGDADQTVPAQTVEEPLDLIRLSLDERIYVKMRNDRELRGRLHAYDQHLNMVLGDVEETVTTVEIDEETYEEIYKSTKRNIPMLFVRGDGVILVSPPMRTAT from the exons ATGGCGGACGGAGACGCGGATCAG aCTGTACCAGCGCAGACAGTTGAGGAGCCATTGGATTTGATCCGGCTCAGTCTGGATGAGAGGATCTACGTCAAGATGAGGAATGACAGAGAGCTGAGGGGCAGACTGCAT GCATATGATCAACACTTGAACATGGTGCTGGGGGATGTGGAGGAGACCGTCACCACAGTGGAAATTGATGAGGAGACGTATGAGGAAATATATAAA tccaCAAAGAGGAACATCCCCATGCTGTTTGTGCGGGGCGATGGCGTCATCCTGGTCTCTCCTCCAATGAGGACAGCAACGTAA
- the LOC143284828 gene encoding transmembrane protein 209-like, producing the protein MVPVLFSLHTAPVVKVRYKMRSLDSSPVVNNTWQKRREAVVARKSFFSSAAIVVLLGLIYLDINYNTISSYLEVTHWLWHVFEMVVTVVLLVKVLLNLLSLVLYVWTYLFGGPVDLTDDQRKLLGVQQNEHGFRTPPPQQKTGQQTPDTSLIFSSSFSGTDGSPHSVFRSLSPGFTSATSSSPAHTQLQQTAYSPSMSPFSGSFGHSFDMHQSLNSTAPSPQYDGSFRARHGLSTPRSASNGGVLTASPYDRIKDQRTLHSYLQEQEEKELKSRQAAQETLNMSSSSFWSYGTSALDFTHTLRKYAYQLASHLPQSTTKASTAEHSVPGVDEVWNKYGVTENDLYVWTEKLRKWLSATIVSRLSKKIRDVNKQLQRIGCEDMQVGEMSVATLKQLALTKGGMVPALNNLVPYLDFFANQEYLVRRIQDLSTGSMSDFAWNKGGSYGKLWAEHLITDSSLVMQLLCTYLDSRLPAQPHYMDGKVFTAQHFIKTPDKPDMQRKDNLLVYQTSINPPHFQVVIGTQTYNLPKGRNNMFQAILLFFYHIKTKEQGMLGRVNLGLSGLNIMWIFD; encoded by the exons ATGGTACCCGTTTTGTTCAGCCTCCACACCGCGCCGGTTGTGAAAGTTAG GTACAAAATGAGAAGCTTAGACAGCAGCCCTGTGGTCAACAATACATGGCAGAAGCGCCGTGAAGCAGTGGTTGCAAGGAAATCATTCTTCTCTTCTGCTGCCATTGTTGTCTTACTGGGGCTTATTTATCTGGACAT CAACTACAATACCATATCAAGCTACCTGGAAGTGACCCACTGGCTATGGCATGTTTTTG AAATGGTTGTGACTGTGGTACTGCTGGTCAAAGTGTTGCTCAACTTGCTGTCCCTCGTGCTCTATGTGTGGACCTATCTTTTTGGGGGGCCTGTGGATCTGACCGATGACCAGAGAAAACTGTTGGGTGTTCAGCAAAATG aacACGGgttccgcacccctcccccccagcagAAGACTGGTCAGCAAACGCCAGACACCAGCCTCATCTTCTCCAGCAGTTTCTCTGGCACCGACGGCTCTCCACACAGCGTCTTTCGCTCCCTGTCTCCAGGGTTTACCTCTGCCACCTCCagctcccctgcacacacacagctgcagcaGACCGCGTACTCCCCGTCCATGTCGCCGTTTTCTGGCAGTTTTGGTCACAGCTTTGACATG CATCAGTCACTGAACTCTACAGCCCCTTCCCCCCAGTATGACGGCAGCTTCCGGGCGCGGCATGGGCTCTCCACCCCTCGCAGTGCTTCCA atggtggtgtgttgacagCCTCCCCCTATGATCGCATCAAGGACCAGAGGACTCTGCACTCCTACCTCcaggaacaggaggagaaagagCTCAAATCCAGGCAAG CTGCCCAAGAAACGCTCAACATGAGTTCCTCATCGTTCTGGTCGTACGGCACGAGCGCTCTGGACTTCACGCACACGCTGCGCAAGTACGCCTACCAGCTGGcctcccacctccctcagtcCACCACCAAGGCCAGCACCGCCGAACACTCTGTGCCTGGGGTTGATGAG GTGTGGAACAAGTACGGGGTCACTGAGAATGACCTGTACGTGTGGACGGAAAAGCTGAGGAAG TGGCTGAGTGCGACCATTGTGTCCCGTCTGAGCAAGAAGATCCGGGACGTGAACAAACAGCTGCAGCGGATTGGCTGCGAGGACATGCAGGTCGGAG AGATGAGCGTGGCCACACTGAAGCAGCTGGCGCTGACCAAAGGGGGCATGGTGCCAGCCCTCAACAACCTGGTTCCCTACCTGGACTTCTTTGCCAACCAGGAGTACCTGGTGCGCAGGATCCAAG atctcAGCACAGGCAGTATGAGTGATTTTGCCTGGAACAAGGGCGGCAGCTACGGCAAGCTATGGGCAGAGCATCTCATCACGGATTCCTCA TTGGTGATGCAGCTGCTGTGCACGTACCTGGACTCCCGGCTGCCAGCCCAGCCCCACTACATGGACGGCAAGGTGTTCACTGCCCAGCATTTCATCAAGACCCCTGACAAACCAG ACATGCAGCGCAAGGACAACCTGCTGGTATACCAGACCAGCATCAACCCCCCTCACTTCCAGGTGGTGATCGGCACTCAGACCTACAACCTGCCGAAG ggccgCAATAACATGTTCCAGGCCATTTTGCTCTTCTTCTACCACATCAAAACTAAGGAGCAGGGAATGCTGGG GCGTGTCAACCTGGGACTGTCGGGGCTGAACATCATGTGGATTTTTGACTGA
- the LOC143285189 gene encoding uncharacterized protein LOC143285189, with protein sequence MVVLSRRQMSHLLHERRKAMADTRFRPENFHEIHRVLGVQYAPDLTRIASKQRANAASAYLRRLQRDVQRSKGGFYDQLQALPLQIKRMKIHEEDARSFKSVLVPKLKLPTVAEDGGSTSSSQAVSPKTTSPKSVSPGAGLPPLVLTTGSNFVPHSSFSPHTNTHIHVLYKQGPGSVTPRKGPGSVTSIAPSVQGTNSVADPKSRRSSLHFQTSPKQSPREEAKPKTAEDSESDSGSSMQDSPQPYSSFKLATDQAPLPHIKKRLFVNLMPRSQPPREQEHQPVESTPASRLVSRKGRNSIPPKVAAALAAGGSPSTALYKFTLPSNLAASYRSLPEERPKAFLMGGKARHPLPSIPAKTSTSSHLLAVTSVRPSYAMQVAA encoded by the exons ATGGTGGTGCTGTCGAGACGCCAGATGTCGCACCTGCTGCACGAGCGCCGCAAGGCCATGGCCGACACGCGCTTCCGGCCGGAGAACTTCCACGAGATCCACCGCGTGCTAGGCGTGCAGTACGCCCCCGACCTGACCCGGATCGCCAGCAAGCAGCGGGCCAACGCGGCCTCCGCCTACCTCAGGCGTCTCCAGAGGGACGTGCAGCGCTCCAAGGGAGGCTTCTACGACCAGCTGCAGGCTCTGCCTCTGCAGATCAA ACGCATGAAGATCCACGAGGAGGACGCGCGCAGCTTCAAAAGCGTGCTGGTGCCCAAGCTGAAGCTCCCCACAGTGGCCGAGGACGGAGGTTCAACATCCAGCAGCCAGGCGGTGTCACCCAAAACTACGTCCCCCAAGAGCGTGTCCCCCGGGGCGGGGTTGCCTCCCCTGGTTCTGACCACTGGGTCCAACTTCGTGCCGCACAGCTCCTTCagcccccacaccaacacccacatccacGTCCTCTACAAGCAG GGACCTGGTTCTGTCACACCCAGGAAGGGACCTGGCAGCGTCACCAGCATCGCTCCAAGCGTGCAGGGCACCAACAGTGTGGCTGACCCCAAGTCCCGCCGCTCCAGCCTCCACTTCCAGACATCGCCGAAGCAGAGTCCCAGGGAGGAGGCCAAGCCCAAGACGGCCGAGGATTCAGAATCCGATTCGGGCAGCTCCATGCAAGACTCCCCTCAACCTTACTCCAGCTTCAAGCTGGCAACGGATCAGGCTCCGCTGCCTCACATCAAGAAACGCCTCTTTGTCAACCTGATGCCTCGCAGCCAGCCTCCCAGAGAACAGGAACATCAACCGGTGGAGTCAACGCCAGCCAGCCGTCTCGTCAGCCGAAAGGGGAGAAACAGCATCCCGCCCAAAGTGGCCGCAGCTCTGGCGGCGGGAGGCAGCCCATCGACGGCGCTGTACAAGTTCACCCTCCCGTCCAACCTGGCTGCGTCCTACAGAAGCCTGCCCGAGGAACGCCCCAAGGCTTTCCTGATGGGCGGCAAGGCTCGCCATCCCCTGCCCTCCATCCCCGCCAAGACCTCCACCAGCAGTCACCTGCTGGCTGTCACGTCGGTGCGCCCCTCGTACGCCATGCAGGTTGCAGCGTGA